A DNA window from Bdellovibrio sp. BCCA contains the following coding sequences:
- a CDS encoding M20 family metallopeptidase, with amino-acid sequence MDFIEACRQLISIDSTPTHGNRDLARWVAAFCRQKGLHVEEQEEVVGDLVQVNVIARPTEERPTAEMLLQTHLDTVDPGPFSLWTETGANPFDAHIIDGKIHGLGAADVKLDFLCKLEAVASFGKNRAWRLPPVLVGTFGEESGMQGALKLIRKNKVSAKMALIGEPSDLQVINAAKGFASVEIRVPFSEEETRYRQEHNLRESTSTQSKLFRGKAAHSSTPHLGESAIVKMLEYLMMLPDSVNIMEMDGGINFNTVPSNAFLEIDMVTMIQNPIAKKIANIYRAVKTLELEFLDFKDDDFHPSTPTLNIGLVRTNEDDIQLSGTCRIPPIITHEIYEGWMDRLRQVCEENGASFRVNDYKKPFRTEVNSILVKGCLDELRAMGLSDRPITQASTNEASIFSRIGVDCVCFGPGRREGNVHTPQEHVALADLEKATQFYKRIIERFCL; translated from the coding sequence TTGGATTTTATCGAAGCCTGCAGGCAGCTTATCTCCATCGATAGCACACCCACTCACGGCAATAGAGATCTCGCGCGGTGGGTGGCGGCGTTTTGCCGTCAAAAAGGTTTGCACGTCGAGGAACAGGAAGAGGTTGTCGGCGATCTTGTGCAAGTGAACGTGATTGCGCGTCCGACGGAAGAAAGGCCCACTGCCGAGATGTTATTACAAACGCATCTCGACACGGTTGATCCGGGGCCTTTTTCTCTTTGGACGGAAACAGGGGCTAATCCTTTTGACGCTCACATCATTGATGGAAAAATCCATGGTTTGGGTGCCGCCGACGTAAAGCTTGATTTTTTGTGTAAGCTTGAGGCGGTGGCTTCTTTTGGTAAAAACCGCGCTTGGCGTTTGCCTCCAGTTTTGGTTGGAACTTTCGGTGAAGAATCGGGAATGCAAGGAGCGCTTAAGCTCATTCGCAAAAACAAAGTCTCTGCAAAGATGGCTTTGATTGGAGAGCCCAGCGACTTGCAAGTGATCAACGCCGCCAAAGGTTTTGCAAGTGTTGAGATTCGTGTTCCGTTTTCAGAGGAAGAAACTCGTTATCGCCAAGAACACAACTTGCGCGAGAGTACTTCGACGCAATCAAAACTTTTCCGCGGAAAAGCCGCGCACTCTTCCACTCCGCATTTGGGTGAAAGTGCGATTGTGAAAATGCTGGAGTATCTGATGATGCTTCCGGATTCCGTGAACATCATGGAGATGGACGGCGGCATTAATTTCAATACGGTTCCAAGCAATGCATTTTTAGAAATCGATATGGTGACGATGATCCAAAATCCGATTGCTAAAAAGATTGCGAATATTTATCGCGCTGTAAAAACTTTGGAACTGGAGTTTTTGGATTTTAAAGATGATGACTTTCATCCAAGCACTCCAACTTTGAATATTGGTTTAGTAAGAACAAATGAAGACGACATTCAGCTTTCGGGCACATGTCGTATTCCGCCGATCATCACGCACGAGATTTATGAAGGTTGGATGGACCGCCTTCGTCAGGTGTGTGAAGAAAACGGTGCGAGCTTCCGTGTGAATGACTATAAAAAACCCTTCCGCACAGAGGTGAATTCTATTTTGGTGAAGGGTTGTTTGGATGAATTGCGTGCGATGGGTCTTAGCGACCGTCCGATCACGCAAGCTTCCACAAACGAGGCGAGTATTTTTTCTCGCATCGGAGTTGATTGTGTGTGTTTTGGTCCCGGCAGAAGGGAAGGAAACGTGCACACTCCGCAAGAGCATGTGGCTTTGGCGGACCTTGAGAAGGCAACTCAATTTTATAAAAGGATCATTGAAAGGTTTTGTTTATGA
- a CDS encoding arginine N-succinyltransferase, with translation MSFIIRSVQYDDLNQLVDLAKQFNLLNLPGDKKVIGEKIERSENSFAGKLPKHQSEYLFVVEDVEEKCVVGSSLVLAKHGTDEVPHSFFRIFKRDHFSQDLGIGFIHQVLRFQLDFNGPTEIGGLLVDKSYRRRPEKLGKQISLSRFLYMGLYPEKFEDRVLCELTPPLTDEGRSEFWEALGRRFTGLPYQEADLLSQSHKEFIESLFPQDDIYLCLLDSKARLVLGRVGEATKPAQHLLESIGFSYLDEVDPFDGGPHYGANTADILPIKYGKRAKVAEFKDASYKEQMLVATTGEEFKVSLASVDIRDGEVAIAPKFRQLLGVEVGEEVYMSPFNYNRGR, from the coding sequence ATGAGTTTTATCATCCGGTCGGTACAGTACGATGATTTGAATCAACTGGTGGATTTGGCAAAGCAGTTTAATTTGCTCAATCTTCCTGGAGATAAAAAAGTTATTGGCGAAAAAATTGAACGCAGTGAAAATTCTTTTGCGGGAAAACTTCCTAAGCACCAGTCAGAATACTTGTTTGTTGTCGAAGACGTAGAAGAAAAATGCGTTGTCGGAAGTTCTTTGGTTCTTGCCAAGCACGGAACGGACGAAGTTCCGCATAGCTTTTTTAGAATTTTTAAAAGAGATCACTTTTCTCAAGATTTAGGAATTGGATTTATTCATCAAGTTTTGCGCTTTCAGTTGGATTTTAACGGGCCAACAGAAATCGGAGGACTTCTTGTTGATAAATCATACAGACGTCGTCCTGAGAAACTGGGAAAACAAATCAGTCTTTCTCGTTTCTTGTACATGGGTCTTTATCCTGAAAAATTTGAAGACCGTGTTTTGTGTGAATTGACGCCACCGTTAACTGATGAAGGTCGCAGTGAATTCTGGGAAGCTCTTGGCAGAAGGTTTACTGGTCTTCCGTATCAAGAAGCGGATTTACTCAGTCAATCACACAAGGAATTTATCGAAAGTCTTTTTCCGCAAGATGATATTTATCTGTGCTTGCTTGATTCAAAGGCGCGCCTGGTTTTAGGACGCGTCGGTGAAGCAACAAAACCGGCACAACATCTTTTGGAAAGCATTGGATTTAGTTATCTTGATGAGGTTGATCCATTTGATGGAGGACCTCACTATGGCGCAAACACCGCGGATATTTTGCCAATCAAGTACGGCAAAAGAGCCAAAGTCGCCGAATTTAAAGATGCCTCTTACAAAGAACAAATGCTTGTGGCCACAACAGGCGAAGAGTTTAAAGTCTCTTTAGCATCCGTTGATATCCGCGACGGTGAAGTGGCGATTGCTCCAAAGTTTAGACAGCTTTTGGGCGTTGAAGTTGGCGAAGAAGTTTATATGTCTCCATTTAATTACAATAGAGGAAGATAA
- a CDS encoding succinylglutamate-semialdehyde dehydrogenase: MSTTMFDVKYKGDFINGRFVPVTKGDGEFKDISPSDLNDTVMTVPFKHDHIDEACVAAKKAYPAWATLSMNERKNYLMRLKELFDANAEQMAQIISRDTGKPTWEAMTEAKALGAKIDITLNHSLNLVAEERITNALPQVDGVIRHRSRGVMAVVGPFNFPAHLPNGHIIPALIAGNTVVFKPSEQTPAVGQFMAELFERAQFPQGVFNLVQGDGAAGGRLVANEHVDGILFTGSYEVGLKIKQETLTHYWKILALEMGGKNATVVWEDADMDKAIYESLVGAYMTAGQRCSCTSRIILHPKIADEFTERFYQAAKKLTIGHWTENTFMGTLINAAAVEKYIRFQEIANRENCESLMRGKSLDLKHKGYYVTPSIHLVNKFDPNSVYQKSEIFGPNVAIYQTDNWDHAMEIVNSTGYGLVMALFSKNKALYEDALFKARVGLLNWNRTTNGASSRLPFGGFGKSGNDRPSAHFAIQYCTMPVASLEDPTPFDPTKILPGMNLDMK, translated from the coding sequence ATGAGCACCACCATGTTTGACGTGAAATACAAAGGTGATTTTATCAACGGACGCTTTGTTCCTGTGACTAAGGGCGATGGCGAATTTAAAGACATTAGTCCTTCGGATTTGAACGACACTGTGATGACGGTGCCGTTTAAGCACGATCATATTGATGAAGCGTGTGTGGCGGCGAAAAAAGCGTATCCGGCGTGGGCGACTCTTTCGATGAACGAAAGAAAAAATTATTTGATGCGCTTAAAAGAACTTTTTGATGCAAACGCTGAACAGATGGCGCAAATCATTTCCCGCGACACCGGAAAACCGACATGGGAAGCGATGACGGAAGCCAAGGCTTTGGGTGCAAAGATTGATATCACTTTGAATCACTCTTTGAACTTGGTGGCTGAAGAAAGAATCACGAATGCTCTTCCACAAGTCGACGGTGTGATTCGTCACCGCTCGCGTGGCGTGATGGCGGTTGTCGGACCATTTAATTTCCCGGCACATTTGCCAAATGGTCATATCATTCCAGCATTGATTGCGGGAAACACGGTTGTCTTTAAACCTTCTGAGCAAACTCCGGCTGTGGGTCAGTTCATGGCGGAACTTTTTGAAAGAGCGCAGTTCCCACAAGGTGTTTTCAATCTTGTGCAAGGAGACGGCGCAGCCGGTGGGCGCTTGGTTGCAAACGAGCATGTTGATGGAATCTTGTTCACAGGTTCTTACGAAGTGGGACTTAAAATCAAGCAAGAGACTTTGACTCACTACTGGAAAATCTTGGCTCTTGAAATGGGCGGTAAGAATGCCACTGTGGTGTGGGAAGACGCCGATATGGATAAGGCGATCTACGAAAGTTTGGTCGGTGCTTACATGACCGCAGGCCAACGCTGTTCTTGCACAAGTCGAATCATTCTTCATCCCAAAATCGCCGATGAATTTACTGAAAGATTCTATCAAGCGGCTAAAAAACTCACGATCGGCCACTGGACGGAAAATACTTTCATGGGAACTTTGATCAATGCTGCGGCTGTTGAAAAATACATCCGCTTCCAGGAGATCGCCAACCGTGAAAACTGTGAAAGCTTGATGCGCGGTAAATCTTTGGATTTAAAACACAAAGGTTACTATGTGACTCCAAGCATTCACTTGGTGAATAAGTTTGATCCAAACAGCGTTTACCAAAAATCTGAAATCTTTGGTCCGAACGTTGCTATCTATCAAACAGACAACTGGGATCATGCGATGGAGATTGTGAACTCAACAGGTTACGGCCTTGTGATGGCGCTCTTCTCTAAAAACAAAGCTCTTTATGAAGATGCATTGTTTAAAGCACGCGTAGGACTTCTGAACTGGAACCGTACAACGAACGGTGCAAGTTCTCGTTTGCCATTTGGTGGTTTTGGTAAATCAGGCAATGACCGTCCGTCAGCGCACTTTGCAATTCAATATTGCACAATGCCTGTGGCAAGCCTTGAAGATCCGACTCCTTTTGATCCGACAAAAATTTTGCCGGGTATGAATTTGGATATGAAATAA